The genomic window ATGAACCTTGGGTTAAAGGAAGTAGAAAACGCACTTTCCATCAGGATGAACTACCTTCAAGCAATTGAAGATGGACAGCTTGGAAAACTTATCTCTCCTGTACATGCTCAGGGCTTTATAAGGCAATATGCAACATTTTTAGGACTGGATGCGGACGCTGTAATGAAAGATTACATGCAATCGTTTCAGGTGCCTATGGCAAAGCAAGACTTTTCCTATGGTATTGGCACGATGGAAGCAAGAGGAACGCAAAGCGGCGGCGTTAAGTGGCTTCCAAATGTAATGTGGGTAGTTTTTTCTGTTGTTGTTATCCTTGCAGCTTGGTTTCTTGCAAGATATTTAGAATTAATTTAAACAATAATTTTTACTCAATTCTCAAGCGAGAGTCTATGACAGAACCAGCTAATAAGAATAGATTACGTAACGAAAAATCTCCTTA from Chlamydiales bacterium includes these protein-coding regions:
- a CDS encoding helix-turn-helix domain-containing protein → MHGEKKHFGEIFVTRRKEMNLGLKEVENALSIRMNYLQAIEDGQLGKLISPVHAQGFIRQYATFLGLDADAVMKDYMQSFQVPMAKQDFSYGIGTMEARGTQSGGVKWLPNVMWVVFSVVVILAAWFLARYLELI